The window GCCCATTGTTTCAATTCCTAAAGAAAGTGGTGTTACGTCAAGAAGAACAACGTCTTTGACATCTCCTGTGATGACTCCCCCTTGGATCGCCGCACCAAGAGCAACCACTTCATCAGGGTTTACACCTTTATGAGGCTCTTTGCCTGTTTCTTTTTTGATTGCTTCTTGTACTGCAGGAATACGAGTTGATCCACCAACAAGGATGACTTTATCAATCTCGCTAGCAGATAAACCAGCATCTTTCAATGATTGACGTACAGGTGTCATTGTACGCTCTACAAGATCTGCAGATAGCTCTTCGAATTTAGCACGCGTCAGCGTTAATTCAAGGTGAAGAGGACCTGCTTCTCCAGCTGTGATAAATGGCAATGAGATTTGTGTAGAAGATACACCAGAAAGATCTTTTTTCGCTTTTTCAGCAGCATCTTTTAAACGCTGAAGCGCCATTTTATCTTTAGAAAGGTCAATACCATTTTCTTTTTTGAATTCAGCTACTAGGTGATCAATGATAACTTGGTCAAAATCGTCTCCACCAAGACGGTTGTCACCAGCAGTTGAGCGTACTTCAAAGACCCCGTCTCCAAGCTCAAGGATTGATACGTCAAATGTACCGCCGCCAAGGTCGTATACAAGAATCGTTTGATCTTCTTCTGTTTTATCTAAACCATACGCAAGTGCAGCTGCTGTTGGTTCGTTGATGATACGTTCTACTTCAAGACCAGCAATTTTACCAGCATCTTTTGTTGCTTGGCGTTCTGCATCGTTGAAGTAAGCAGGAACTGTGATAACAGCTTTTGTTACTTCTTCGCCAAGATAGCCTTCAGCATAAGATTTAAGGTGTTGAAGAATGATTGCAGAGATTTCCTGCGGTGTATAGTTCTTGCCTTCAACTTCTACTTTATAATCTGTACCCATATGTCTTTTAACAGACATGATCGTGTTCGGGTTTGTAATTGATTGACGTTTCGCTACTTCACCAACTTGGCGCTCTCCGTTTTTAAAAGCGACAACAGATGGTGTTGTACGTGCTCCTTCAGCGTTTGCAATAACTTTTGGCTCTCCGCCTTCAAGTACTGCAACACATGAGTTTGTTGTTCCTAAGTCAATCCCAATGATTTTACTCATAATCGATGACCTCCCATTATGTAGTTATTGATTTACTTTTACCATTGATGGACGAATAACTCGGTCTTTGAGTTTATAGCCCTTTTGCAATTCTTCTACTACGATATTTGAATCGACGTTTTCATCTTCAACTTGCATGACGGCTTGATGAAGGTTTGGATCGAACTCTTTGCCGACAGCTTCAATCGGTTCAACGCCTTCATTTTTCAACGCTTCTACCAGCTGGCGGTAAACCATTTGCATTCCTTCTAACAAACTTTTCGTCTGCTCATTGTCTGGATCAATTCCAAGCGCTCTTTCAAAGTTGTCAAGAGCTGGGAGAAGATCGCTGACAACATGTTGAGAACGATATTTTTGCACGGTCTCCACTTCAGTTCGAGCACGGCGTTTATAGTTTTCAAAATCTGCTTGAACACGCAGAATTTTGTTTTCTTTTTCATCTAGAAGCTGCTGCAATTCATCGATTTTCTCTTGGAAGGCAGACTGTTCATCATGTGTTACTTCCTCAGTATCTGCTTGAACTGCTTCTTCTTGTGCTTCAACCTCTGCTTCTTGCTCAGGTGTCTGTTTTTCTTCTGACATTGTGTTCACCTCCCTCAAAAGATTCAAGAATACGAAGGGGCAATGCCCCTATCTTTTATCACCCTACTCATCATACAAATTGGAAAGTGCGTTTGACAAGTCTTTTGATACATGATGCAAAAGACTAACGACTCGCCCGTAATCCATGCGGGTTGGACCGATGATGGCAATGGAGCCAAGTGATTTTTGATCAATCGAATAAGTGGCTGTGATCAAACTGCAGTTCTCCATTGCTTCCAAATTGTTTTCTGAACCGATTTTAATGGTGATTCCTTGCTGATTTGGATGAAACAGCTGCATGACA is drawn from Bacillus pumilus and contains these coding sequences:
- the dnaK gene encoding molecular chaperone DnaK, producing MSKIIGIDLGTTNSCVAVLEGGEPKVIANAEGARTTPSVVAFKNGERQVGEVAKRQSITNPNTIMSVKRHMGTDYKVEVEGKNYTPQEISAIILQHLKSYAEGYLGEEVTKAVITVPAYFNDAERQATKDAGKIAGLEVERIINEPTAAALAYGLDKTEEDQTILVYDLGGGTFDVSILELGDGVFEVRSTAGDNRLGGDDFDQVIIDHLVAEFKKENGIDLSKDKMALQRLKDAAEKAKKDLSGVSSTQISLPFITAGEAGPLHLELTLTRAKFEELSADLVERTMTPVRQSLKDAGLSASEIDKVILVGGSTRIPAVQEAIKKETGKEPHKGVNPDEVVALGAAIQGGVITGDVKDVVLLDVTPLSLGIETMGGVFTKLIERNTTIPTSKSQVFSTAADNQTAVDIHVLQGERPMAADNKTLGRFQLTDIPPAPRGVPQIEVSFDIDKNGIVNVRAKDMGTGKEQNITIKSSSGLSDDEIEKMVKEAEENAEADAKKKEEIEVRNEADQLVFTTEKTLKDLEGKIDEEQVKKANDAKDALKAAIEKGELEDIKAKKDELQTIVQELTTKLYEEAAKQAQAQQEGGAEGAQKADDNVVDAEYEEVNDDQEKK
- the grpE gene encoding nucleotide exchange factor GrpE, producing the protein MSEEKQTPEQEAEVEAQEEAVQADTEEVTHDEQSAFQEKIDELQQLLDEKENKILRVQADFENYKRRARTEVETVQKYRSQHVVSDLLPALDNFERALGIDPDNEQTKSLLEGMQMVYRQLVEALKNEGVEPIEAVGKEFDPNLHQAVMQVEDENVDSNIVVEELQKGYKLKDRVIRPSMVKVNQ